In Brassica rapa cultivar Chiifu-401-42 chromosome A06, CAAS_Brap_v3.01, whole genome shotgun sequence, a single window of DNA contains:
- the LOC103827917 gene encoding zinc finger CCCH domain-containing protein 61, producing MYTLTHIYRQQSIYHFILHSSLPVSVSKPKQDNKTFSLVFSHVVMDIEHHNSGHIGKPTVVIPSRKLLSSAKSPSSTSSPRRDGNDQKDYHYDSDSDDPYAGDHFRMYEFKIRRCTRSRSHDWTDCPFSHPGEKARRRDPRRYHYTGEVCPEFRHGGDCSRGDECGFAHGVFECWLHPSRYRTEACKDGKHCTRKICFFAHSPPQLRVPPPPESLVSGGGGSALSSPASVLSNKSNGCCVFCSNSPTSPLFGLAHSPSSSPPLSPANKVTAVSRLSRHRSAVTYKEVLNEMINSLDSFSLTQPLTAASSASMVTMPVSTASMLASSSLSNHYHHRLPPWLDVGDRDLQFALSPSSTPSYLNGQIQLQPPPPSFFSEEFTPRGGRVSDFTAAATAAAEARDKSSFEIGSSGDLDLGWVNDLLT from the coding sequence ATGTATACTCTAACGCATATATATAGACAACAAAGCATCTATCATTTTATCTTACATTCATCACTTCCAGTGTCTGTCTCCAAACCAAAGCAAGATAACAAAACTTTCTCTCTCGTCTTTAGCCACGTAGTCATGGACATCGAGCATCACAACTCCGGCCACATTGGTAAACCAAcggtggttattccatcgagaAAGCTTCTTTCCTCCGCCAAATCTCCCTCATCGACTTCTAGTCCCCGTCGCGACGGTAACGATCAGAAAGACTATCATTACGACTCTGACTCCGACGATCCTTACGCCGGAGACCATTTCCGAATGTACGAATTCAAGATCAGACGGTGCACTCGTAGCCGTAGCCACGACTGGACCGACTGTCCTTTCTCTCACCCCGGCGAAAAAGCCCGTCGCCGTGACCCTCGCCGGTATCACTACACGGGTGAAGTCTGCCCTGAGTTTCGCCACGGTGGTGATTGTAGCCGTGGTGACGAGTGCGGCTTCGCGCACGGCGTTTTCGAGTGTTGGCTCCATCCTAGTCGTTACCGTACGGAGGCTTGTAAAGACGGTAAGCATTGTACGAGAAAAATATGTTTCTTTGCTCACTCTCCGCCGCAGCTTAGAGTTCCTCCACCGCCAGAGAGTTTGGTCTCCGGCGGTGGCGGATCGGCGTTGTCATCACCCGCGTCGGTGTTAAGTAACAAGAGTAATGGGTGTTGTGTGTTTTGTTCCAACTCTCCGACGAGCCCTCTCTTCGGTTTAGCACATTCACCGTCGTCGTCTCCACCTCTATCTCCGGCTAATAAAGTCACTGCAGTTTCACGGCTGAGTCGCCACCGATCAGCCGTGACTTACAAGGAAGTTCTAAACGAAATGATTAATTCTTTAGATTCCTTTAGTCTCACGCAACCACTCACCGCGGCTTCTTCGGCGTCTATGGTTACCATGCCTGTTTCAACGGCGTCGATGCTTGCCTCATCAAGTCTGAGCAACCATTATCATCACCGTCTTCCGCCGTGGCTTGACGTCGGAGATAGAGATCTTCAATTTGCTCTTTCACCTTCTTCTACTCCAAGTTACCTCAATGGCCAGATTCAGCTTCAGCCCCCGCCGCCGAGCTTTTTCAGTGAAGAGTTTACACCACGTGGTGGTCGTGTAAGCGATTTCACGGCGGCTGCAACGGCAGCGGCGGAAGCTAGGGATAAGAGTAGCTTTGAGATTGGTTCTAGTGGCGATCTTGATCTTGGATGGGTGAACGATCTGTTGACATGA
- the LOC103827918 gene encoding phospholipid-transporting ATPase 2, protein MKRFVYINDDEASKELCCDNRISNTKYNLWNFFPKNLMEQFSRFMNQYFLLIACLQLWSLITPVNPASTWGPLIFIFAVSASKEAWDDYHRYLSDKKANEREVWIVKHGIKKHIQAQDIQVGNIVWLRENDEVPCDLVLLGTSDPQGVCYVETAALDGETDLKTRVIPSACVGIDLELLHKMKGVIECPIPDKDIRRFDANMRLFPPFIDNDVCSLTIKNTLLQSCYLRNTEWACGVSVYTGNQTKLGMCRGVAEPKLTAMDAMIDKLTGAIFVFQIVVVMVLGVAGNVWKDTEARKQWYVQYPVEAPWYELLVIPLRFELLCSIMIPISIKVSLDLVKGLYAKFIEWDVEMVDQETGTASYAANTAISEDLGQVEYILTDKTGTLTDNKMIFRRCCIGGIFYGNETGDALKDTQLLDAITSGSTDVIRFLTVMAICNTVIPVRSKAGDIIYKAQSQDEDALVIAAAKLHMVFVGKNANLLEIMFNGEMIRYEVLEVLEFTSDRKRMSVVVKDCQNGKIILLSKGADESILPSARAGQQTRTIAEAVEHYAQLGLRTLCLAWRELEEDEYLEWSVKFKEASSVLVDREWRIAEVCQRLEQNLYILGVTAIEDRLQDGVPETIETLRKAGINFWMLTGDKQNTAIQIALSCNFISPEPKGQLLLIDGKTEEDVSRSLERVLLTMRTTTSEPKDVAFVVDGWALEIALKHHRKDFVELAILSRTAICCRVTPSQKAQLVEILKSCDYRTLAIGDGGNDVRMIQQADIGVGISGREGLQAARAADYSIGRFRFLKRLILVHGRYSYNRTAFLSQYSFYKSLLICFIQIFFSFISGVSGTSLFNSVSLMAYNVFYTSVPVLVSVIDKDLSETTVMQHPQILFYCQAGRLLNPSTFAGWFGRSLFHAIVVFVITIHAYAYEKSEMEELGMVALSGCIWLQAFVVAQETNSFTVLQHLSIWGNLVGFYVLNFLFSAIPSSGMYTIMFRLCSQPSYWITMFLIVGAGMGPIFALKYYRYTYRPSKINILQQAERMGGPILTLGNIETQPRTIEKDVSPVSIRSPVYEPLLSESPNATRRSFGPGAPFEFFQSQSRLSSSSGYTRNCKDN, encoded by the exons atgaagcgTTTTGTTTACATAAACGATGATGAGGCTTCAAAGGAGCTTTGTTGTGATAACCGTATATCAAACACAAAGTACAATTTGTGGAATTTCTTTCCAAAGAACTTGATGGAGCAATTCAG CCGGTTCATGAACCAGTACTTTTTGTTGATTGCATGCCTTCAGCTATGGTCACTTATCACCCCTGTCAATCCTGCAAGTACGTGGGGTCCGTTGATCTTCATATTTGCCGTCTCCGCGTCCAAAGAAGCTTGGGATGATTACCACAGGTATCTCTCAGATAAGAAAGCAAATGAGAGAGAGGTTTGGATCGTCAAACATGGGATCAAGAAGCAT ATCCAAGCACAGGACATACAAGTTGGAAATATTGTCTGGTTGCGTGAGAATGATGAAGTTCCTTGTGATCTAGTTTTGCTTGGCACCTCAGATCCACAAGGTGTTTGCTATGTAGAG ACTGCTGCTTTAGATGGTGAAACCGATCTCAAAACAAGAGTCATACCTTCAGCATGCGTGGGAATTGATTTAGAATTACTACACAAAATGAAA GGTGTGATTGAATGTCCTATTCCAGATAAGGATATTCGAAGATTTGATGCAAACATGCGCTTATTTCCCCCATTTATCGACAATGACGTCTGTTCTTTAACTATAAAAAACACCCTTCTTCAGTCCTGTTACTTGAGAAATACGGAGTGGGCTTGTGGAGTATCTGTCTATACAG GCAACCAAACCAAGCTTGGGATGTGTAGGGGTGTAGCTGAACCAAAACTTACTGCTATGGATGCAATGATTGATAAATTGACTGGAGCAATATTCGTTTTCCAAATTGTCGTTGTTATGGTTCTCGGTGTTGCTGGAAATGTTTGGAAAGATACAGAAGCAAGAAAG CAATGGTATGTGCAGTATCCAGTGGAAGCCCCGTGGTATGAGCTGCTTGTAATTCCTTTGCGGTTTGAGCTTTTATGTTCCATCATGATACCCATCTCCATTAAG GTATCTCTAGATCTGGTGAAGGGCCTTTATGCAAAATTTATAGAATGGGATGTGGAGATGGTAGATCAAGAGACTGGTACAGCATCTTATGCAGCAAA CACAGCAATAAGCGAGGACCTTGGGCAAGTAGAGTACATTTTGACCGACAAAACTGGGACCCTGACAGACAACAAGATGATATTTAGAAGATGTTGTATTGGTGGCATTTTCTATGGGAATGAGACTGGGGATGCTTTAAAAG ATACACAACTTTTAGATGCCATCACCAGTGGCTCTACAGATGTCATCCGATTTCTTACAGTTATGGCTATTTGCAACACAGTTATACCTGTACGAAG CAAAGCTGGAGATATTATATACAAGGCCCAATCTCAGGATGAGGATGCTCTTGTAATTGCTGCGGCGAAGTTGCATATGGTCTTTGTCGGCAAAAATGCCAATCTTCTAG AAATCATGTTTAATGGCGAGATGATTCGTTATGAGGTATTGGAAGTTCTTGAATTCACGTCAGATCGAAAAAGAATGTCAGTGGTAGTGAAAGACTGTCAGAATGGAAAAATTATTCTTTTGTCAAAAGGTGCAGATGAATCAATCCTTCCCTCTGCACGTGCTG GCCAGCAAACCAGAACGATTGCTGAAGCTGTTGAACACTATGCCCAGTTGGGGCTCCGAACATTGTGTTTGGCTTGGCGTGAACTGGAAGAAGATGAGTATCTAGAGTGGTCAGTAAAGTTTAAAGAGGCTAGTAGTGTTCTAGTCGATAGGGAG TGGAGAATTGCAGAGGTGTGTCAACGGTTAGAACAAAATCTTTATATTCTCGGAGTCACTGCAATAGAAGACCGCCTACAG GATGGTGTACCAGAGACAATTGAGACACTTAGAAAAGCAGGGATAAACTTTTGGATGCTGACTGGAGATAAGCAGAATACAGCTATACAGATTGCTCTTTCATGTAACTTTATCTCCCCAG AGCCTAAAGGTCAACTTCTACTGATTGATGGAAAAACCGAAGAAGATGTTTCTAGGAGTTTGGAGAGGGTTTTGCTTACAATGCGGACTACAACTTCAGAACCTAAG GACGTGGCATTTGTTGTTGATGGCTGGGCTCTAGAAATTGCTCTGAAACACCATCGCAAGGATTTTGTTGAATTAGCTATACTTTCTAGGACAGCCATATGCTGTCGTGTCACACCTTCACAAAAAGCTCAG TTAGTTGAGATTTTAAAATCCTGTGATTATCGAACCCTAGCAATTGGTGATGGTGGGAATGATGTAAGAATGATACAGCAAGCTGATATCGGGGTCGGCATTAGCGGAAGAGAAGGGCTGCAGGCAGCAAGAGCTGCAGATTATAGCATTGGAA GATTTAGGTTTCTGAAAAGACTGATTCTTGTTCATGGGAGGTACTCGTATAACCGGACGGCATTTTTGTCGCAGTATTCCTTCTACAAATCATTGTTGATATGCTTCATCCAGATTTT CTTCTCGTTTATTTCAGGCGTTTCTGGAACCAGTCTTTTCAATTCGGTTAGCTTGATGGCTTATAATGTGTTCTACACCAGTGTTCCTGTTCTAGTTAGTGTAATTGATAAAGATCTTAGTGAAACGACAGTAATGCAACATCCTCAAATTTTATTCTACTGCCAAGCTGGAAG GCTTCTCAATCCAAGCACATTTGCGGGGTGGTTTGGTCGATCCCTTTTTCAC GCGATTGTTGTATTTGTAATAACTATTCACGCATATGCTTATGAGAAAAGTGAAATGGAGGAGCTTGGAATGGTAGCTCTCTCTGGATGTATATGGCTTCAGGCTTTTGTTGTCGCTCAAGAAACCAA CTCCTTTACGGTGTTGCAACACCTTTCCATTTGGGGAAATCTGGTCGGATTCTATGTCCTAAACTTTCTCTTCAGCGCCATACCATCATCGGGAATGTACACGATCATGTTCCGCCTCTGCTCTCAACCTTCTTACTGGATTACAATGTTT CTGATAGTTGGAGCAGGGATGGGTCCTATATTCGCATTGAAGTACTACCGTTACACATACAGACCCAGCAAGATCAATATACTCCAGCAAGCTGAACGTATGGGCGGTCCAATACTGACTCTAGGTAACATTGAAACGCAACCGAGGACCATCGAGAAGGACGTGTCTCCAGTATCCATCCGAAGCCCGGTTTACGAGCCTCTGTTATCAGAATCTCCAAACGCAACTCGACGTTCATTTGGCCCTGGAGCTCCTTTCGAGTTTTTCCAGTCTCAGTCAAGATTGTCATCATCATCTGGTTATACCCGAAACTGCAAAGACAATTAA
- the LOC103827919 gene encoding nuclear cap-binding protein subunit 2 gives MASLFKEQAKLSAYRDRRFSGTQEEFEEALRTSSTVYIGNVSFYTTEEQIYELFSRAGEIKKIIMGLDKNTKTPCGFCFVLFYSREDTEDAVKYVSGTILDDRPIRVDFDWGFQEGRQWGRGRSGGQVRDEYRTDYDPARGGYGKLVQKELEAQRQLVDYGTGSLGGSYPAPAPSNYERRGGPRGGGGYGQGGSNRHGRGGDFHRKRQRDDDRYGRDNSRRNSDHETRRDSDHDMRPEKNPRFRESGDSDDDGEDDRKRS, from the exons ATGGCTTCTTTGTTCAAG GAGCAAGCAAAGCTGTCGGCGTATCGAGATAGAAGATTCTCAGGGACACAGGAGGAGTTCGAGGAGGCGTTGAGGACCTCATCCACCGTCTACATTGGGAACGTCTCTTTCTACACAACTGAAGAGCAGATTTACGAGCTCTTCTCCAGAGCTGGAGAGATTAAAAAGATTATCATGGGACTTGATAAGAACACCAAAACCCCCTGTGGTTTCTGTTTCGTCCT GTTCTACTCGAGAGAGGACACAGAGGATGCAGTCAAGTATGTAAGTGGCACCATTCTTGATGACCGCCCTATTCGTGTGGACTTTGATTGGGGCTTCCAAGAAGGAAGGCAATGGGGTCGTGGTAGAAGCGGTGGCCAG GTTCGAGACGAATACCGTACAGATTACGATCCTG CTAGAGGTGGTTATGGAAAATTAGTTCAGAAGGAACTCGAAGCACAAAGACAGCTCGTAGATTACGGTACTGGTTCACTCGGAGGTTCCTATCCTGCACCCGCGCCATCCAATT ATGAAAGACGTGGTGGACCTCGTGGTGGAGGGGGATATGGCCAAGGAGGATCAAATCGCCACGGAAGAGGCGGAg ATTTTCATCGGAAACGTCAAAGGGACGATGATCGTTATGGACGCGACAActcaagaagaaactcagatCATGAGACTAGGAGAGACTCTGATCATGACATGAGACCG GAGAAGAACCCACGATTCCGTGAGAGCGGTGACTCAGACGATGACGGTGAAGATGATCGGAAGAGGTCTTAA